TCCACCAGCAGGGCGCTCAGCAGGTGGGTGTTGACCCCGTCCCGCAGGGCGCCGCGGTCGCGCATGGCGATCAGTACCGGTTCGACCAGGGCCACCAGCGTCAGCGCGGTGCGGACGCCCTCACCCGCGCCCCCGGCGCTCGGCCGCGCCCCCAGGACCGCGTGGCCCACCGCGCCGACCAGGTGGCGGTACCGCACGCCCAGGTCCGCCATGCGCGCGGTCACGTGTCCCCACACGGCCTGTGGGGCCGCGCCCGCATGCAGGCGCTGCACCGCCTCGTCGTGGGTGTCACGCACGGTGCGCTCGAAGTGGGCCAGCAGCATATGGACCTTGCTGGGGTAGTAGCGGTAGAGGTTGGTGCGGCTCACGAAGGCGGCGCGGGCGATGTCCTGCACGCTGGTGCCCTCCAGGCCGCTGCGGGCAAACAGCTCGAAGGCGGCGCGGGCGATGCGTTCGCGCCGGGCGTCATCCTGTTCGGAGCGGTCGACCTTCACGTGTTCCAGGGTAGCGCCGGGGCCGAGCTTCTCCCAGTCCCCTGCCTCACGGTTGGCCTGCTCCCCGGTCGGTGGCCCCCCCGGTAAGCGCCGCGCCTTTCTCGCCGCGCCCCCGCGCTATCCTGCCCTTCGTGCCTGGCCCGTCCGAACATGGTATGGAGGAACTCCGCCCGCTGATCGCGGACCGCCCGGAAGCCGAACGCGCGCAGGTCGAGCGCGCCTACGCCTTCGCGCGGGACGCCCACGTGGGCGTGAACCGCCGGAGCGGCGAGCCGTACATCACCCACCCGGTCGCCGTGGCGACGATCCTGGCCGGGCTGGGGATGGACACCGACAGCATCATGGCCGGGTTGCTGCACGACACCGTCGAGGACGTGGACGGCGTGACCTTCGAGGTGATCCAGGAGCACTTCGGCCCGGACGTGCGCCGCATCGTGGAGGGCGAAACCAAGGTCAGCAAACTGTCCAAGCAGGGCAGCCAGCAGGCCGAGGTGGGCGACACCGGCCGCGACATGCAGGCCGAGAATCTGCGCCAGATGCTGATCGCCATGACCGGCGACCTGCGCGTCATCGTGGTCAAACTGGCCGACCGCCTGCACAACATGCGGACGCTGGGCAGCATGAAGCCCGAAAAGCAGGTGCGGATCGCCCGCGAGACGATGGAGATTTTCGCGCCGCTCGCGCACCGCCTCGGCATCGGGCAGATCAAGTGGGAACTCGAAGACCTCAGCTTCCAGTACCTCCAGCCCGACGCCTACCAGTACCTCCAGACCCGGCTGCGGACCCGGCAGGAGGAACGTGACGCCCTGATCGAGCAGGCGGTGGGGCAACTGCGGGGGGCGCTGGAAGACGACCTGGAACTGCCCGAGTGGGTCAGCGACATCGACATTGCTGGACGCAGCAAGCACCTCTGGAGCATCCACAACAAGATGCAGAAGGAGGGCAAGGCGCTGGAGCAGATTTTCGACCTCCTCGCCATCCGCGTGATCCTGACGCCGCGGCCCCTGGCCGTGCCCCCCGGCACCGACGAGAAGCGCCGCGAGCGGGCCGAGGAAACCCGCGAGAAGCGCATCTGCTACCACACCGTTTCCATCGTGCATTCGATGTGGACGCCGCTGCCGGGCCGCTTCAAGGACTACATCGCGGTGCCCAAGCCCAACGGCTACCAGAGCCTCCACACCACCGTGATCAGCCAGAGCGGCCAGCCCATCGAGGTGCAGATCCGCTCGCGCCGGATGCACGAGGTGGCGGAATACGGCGTGGCCGCCCACTGGATGTACAAGCAGGGGACGCAACTCGCCCAGAAGGACCGCGAGAACTGGATTTCTCAGCTCCGCGAACTCCAGAACGAGATCAACGACGCCTCGGACTACCTCGACGCCGTCAAGACCGACATCCTCTCGCAGCGCGTGCGGGTGTTCACGCCCAAGGGCCTGGCGATCAGCCTCCCGGCGGGCAGCACGCCGATTGATTTCGCCTACCACATCCACACCCGCATCGGGG
The window above is part of the Deinococcus metallilatus genome. Proteins encoded here:
- a CDS encoding TetR/AcrR family transcriptional regulator, producing the protein MKVDRSEQDDARRERIARAAFELFARSGLEGTSVQDIARAAFVSRTNLYRYYPSKVHMLLAHFERTVRDTHDEAVQRLHAGAAPQAVWGHVTARMADLGVRYRHLVGAVGHAVLGARPSAGGAGEGVRTALTLVALVEPVLIAMRDRGALRDGVNTHLLSALLVDACLLALLHGGHRDQREVLRDWQDRFSLLLHGALAPGVTEDSVRESGVRESGLIVPGRG
- a CDS encoding RelA/SpoT family protein; amino-acid sequence: MEELRPLIADRPEAERAQVERAYAFARDAHVGVNRRSGEPYITHPVAVATILAGLGMDTDSIMAGLLHDTVEDVDGVTFEVIQEHFGPDVRRIVEGETKVSKLSKQGSQQAEVGDTGRDMQAENLRQMLIAMTGDLRVIVVKLADRLHNMRTLGSMKPEKQVRIARETMEIFAPLAHRLGIGQIKWELEDLSFQYLQPDAYQYLQTRLRTRQEERDALIEQAVGQLRGALEDDLELPEWVSDIDIAGRSKHLWSIHNKMQKEGKALEQIFDLLAIRVILTPRPLAVPPGTDEKRRERAEETREKRICYHTVSIVHSMWTPLPGRFKDYIAVPKPNGYQSLHTTVISQSGQPIEVQIRSRRMHEVAEYGVAAHWMYKQGTQLAQKDRENWISQLRELQNEINDASDYLDAVKTDILSQRVRVFTPKGLAISLPAGSTPIDFAYHIHTRIGETTVGARVNGSIVPLSHKLSNGDMVEIVTSKNSKPSQGWLNFAVTRSARSKIRHHFRQQEREEALQHGHDLLERYLRKRQLPVRQLMRTKLLEEATQKLVGTRNPDDLYLALHAGKVTPSVVGRVLSPSLAQEQAQVPVRRSTPVPTEPGGVYVEGLSTTTKLAQCCHPIRGDQIMGYLTRGRGVSIHRIDCPNMIRLLKDEPERCVAASWDSGTPGGTIIDLDVVAPDRAGLLADVLGVLAAEKRSPMKVEAGVSADNTAHIYLRLAVTGQADVEALRQAILRVSGVSDVLRKNGGRGRASA